In Excalfactoria chinensis isolate bCotChi1 chromosome 5, bCotChi1.hap2, whole genome shotgun sequence, a single genomic region encodes these proteins:
- the LOC140252545 gene encoding inositol 1,4,5-trisphosphate receptor-interacting protein-like 1, with translation MALVFLLALVRVLSVSVKTDVLMLENVQRREADLQPYMIPPQHEIEQRNVEQSWVDMLGLLFTLVEYWRIWFYVGLILLLFWNMVQSLKMNQRDEGSKEEEEEEVEEVEEVKQVKKEEYEEQVEKKEQEVQEELLEEQEQVELVEQQQQEEQVEQEVQVEQEEEEDEEEEEEEEEEDYHLSKFTEFITRCALEYAQGRATRCHLVEKLMNDLLNTFRFFWSDTFFPVLQTAIGVGSAFEGWSHQELDTVYRLIVPIEAPQGHSFLLELGDEGDVLARNSRIRVELQCMCPIQQQLEDVLCFLHHQEDELSQNQEPSLLQTLCTDSYLDVQKTVTWFTVQVDAVWKATRRAQAYDLKVLPSSRSCNLQLTETSSGEKILVELLFGVQQGNSDIFLTSQNTEGGFTPSTAWPQSCAVAEKKFFQHTARNALHDSTHLSCLTFLACASVQMGFSTYVIKTIVLHLLALIPLKKWSRTNFVSQLLDLLRYLEYCVKEKCLTHFLVGNGNLHNTVVLPEAFQSATPLNLFQHLKEDPAAYFRAQRDFRKLKDRFLRLLIFRH, from the exons ATGGCTTTGGTGTTTCTTCTCGCATTGGTGCGGGTGCTAAGTGTCAGTGTCAAAACTGATGTGCTTATGCTCGAGAACGTGCAGCGGCGCGAGGCTGATCTGCAGCCGTACATGATACCTCCGCAGCACGAGATAGAGCAGAGGAatgtggagcagagctgggtggaCATGCTGGGTCTGCTCTTTACTCTGGTGGAGTACTGGAGGATCTGGTTCTATGTGGGGCTGATTCTGTTGCTCTTTTGGAACATGGTGCAGTCCCTAAAAATGAACCAGCGTgatgaaggcagca aggaagaggaagaggaagaggtggAAGAGGTGGAAGAGGTGAAACAGGTGAAAAAGGAGGAATATGAGGAACAGgtggaaaagaaggaacagGAGGTGCAGGAGGAACTGCTGGAAGAGCAGGAGCAGGTGGAACTggtggaacagcagcagcaggaggaacaggtGGAACAGGAGGTGCAGGTGGAACAG gaagaagaggaggatgaggaggaggaggaggaagaagaggaagaagactACCATCTTTCAAAATTTACCGAATTTATCACACGGTGTGCCCTGGAATATGCGCAAGGAAGGGCCACCAGGTGCCATCTGGTGGAGAAGCTGATGAACGACCTCCTGAACACCTTCAGATTTTTCTGGTCCGACACTTTCTTCCCGGTTCTGCAGACTGCCATTGGGGTGGGCAGCGCCTTTGAAGGCTGGAGTCACCAGGAGTTGGACACTGTGTACCGCCTGATCGTGCCCATAGAGGCCCCCCAAGGGCACAGCttcctcctggagctgggagatgAAGGGGACGTGCTGGCAAGGAACTCCCGCATCCGCGTGGAGCTGCAGTGCATGTGCCcaatacagcagcagctggaggatgTGCTGTGCTTCCTCCACCACCAGGAGGATGAGCTGAGCCAAAATCAGGAACCCAGCCTCCTACAGACACTCTGCACCGACTCCTACCTGGATGTGCAGAAAACTGTCACCTGGTTCACCGTACAGGTGGATGCAGTCTGGAAGGCCACCCGCCGGGCGCAAGCCTACGACCTGAAGGTGCTGCCTTCCAGCCGCTCCTGCAATCTCCAGCTGACAGAAACCTCCAGCGGGGAAAAAATCCTTGTTGAGCTGCTGTTCGGGGTGCAGCAAGGCAACTCGGACATCTTCCTGACCAGCCAGAACACAGAGGGCGGCTTTACGCCCAGCACAGCATGGCCGCAGAGCTGCGCTGTGGCggaaaagaagttcttccagcacacagccaggAATGCTCTACATGACAGCACCCACCTGAGCTGCCTGACGTTCCTTGCCTGCGCCTCTGTGCAAATGGGCTTTTCCACCTATGTCATCAAGACTATTGTCCTCCACTTGCTGGCCCTCATCCCTTTGAAGAAATGGAGCAGGACGAATTTCGTGAGTCAGCTGCTGGATCTCCTGCGgtacctggagtactgcgtgAAGGAGAAATGCCTGACCCACTTCCTTGTTGGCAACGGGAACTTGCACAACACAGTTGTCCTGCCAGAGGCCTTCCAATCCGCCACCCCACTCAACCTCTTCCAGCACCTGAAGGAGGACCCGGCTGCCTACTTCAGGGCGCAGCGTGACTTCAGGAAGCTGAAAGATCGCTTCCTCAGACTGCTGATATTCCGACATTGA